The Thermodesulfovibrionales bacterium genome includes the window GCAAGAAGGGTTTGAGCTGCCAGCTCTGCTCGGATGGGCCGTGCCGCATCAGTGAGAAGGCCCCACTCGGGGTTTGCGGCGCTACGGGGGATTTGATCGTTGCCCGCAACTTATTGCAACTCGCAATCATCGGAACTGCGGCCAACACCTACCAGTGCAGGAATCTCGCCAATACGTTAAAAGCTATCGGCGAAGGGCGCTCACCGCTGAAAATAAAGGATGAGGTGAAGCTCCAACGCATGTGTCAGGGGCTCGGGATCGACCAGGAAAGACCCGTCAATGAACTCGCCGTGCTCTTCGCCGATTTTATCCTGTCCGAGATCAGCAAACCGGTGAATCAGCCGCTCACGTTAATGGACCTCTTTGCCCTGGAGAGCAGAAAAGAGGTCTGGAAGAAAACAGACCTTTACGCCGGGGGGCCGAGTTCGGAAATCCTGACGGCCTTAACGAAATGCATGACAAACATCAGCAACGATCCCGTCGACTTGCTCAAGACAGCCCTCAGGCTCGGAAATGCGAACGAATATGTTGCTCTTTGGGGGATCACCGTTATACAGGATATCGTCATGGGCACTGCAGATCTCGTCCCCGGTGAGACTAATATCGCCTGTCTCGATCCGGAGACCGTCAATATCGTCGCGAACGGTCACCAGCCGATATTTGCGAGTGTCATCATGGAAAAGGCCGGTACAAAGCACTTTCAGTCCGCCGCAAAGGCGGCAGGGGCAAAGGGCATAAAACTCTACGGCTCTCTCTGCGAAGGCCAGCAGTTGATGAATGTCTCGAGCCGTCGAGAATACAAAGATGTCTTCGGCGGGCAGCTGGGCAACTGGATTCAGGAGGAGCTCTTCATCGCCACGGGTCTCGTCGATCTCTTCCTCATGGATTTAAACTGTTCCGTGCCGACCCTCAAAGTATTTGCCGACAAGTACGGGACGAAGCTCATGAGCACCGATCCGGTGGTGCGTTTCCCTGATGTGGATGCCCTCGATTTCGATCCGGAGAAGGCAGAGAATCAGGCAGAGAAGGTTATCGAAACAGCGATCAGGCAATTCAGGGAGCGAAAGGAGAACGGGAAGATCATCAACATTCCGTCAAAGGCAGCAGCGACGACATGCATTGCGGGCTACACGACCGAAACGGTGCTCAAGATGTTCGGAAACAGTATTTACAGCTACATCGACGAGATGAAGAAAGGCAACATAAAAGGAGCGGTGGCGGTCGCCGGATGTACAACCGTTCGTCACGGTCAGGGCGGAAATGCCATCCACACACTGACTATGGAGCTGATTAAGCGGGATATCATGGTCATCGGTGCCGGATGCTGCTCCTCTACGCATCAGAATACCGGCCTCTCGACGAAAGAGATGGCT containing:
- the cooS gene encoding anaerobic carbon-monoxide dehydrogenase catalytic subunit, with the translated sequence KKGLSCQLCSDGPCRISEKAPLGVCGATGDLIVARNLLQLAIIGTAANTYQCRNLANTLKAIGEGRSPLKIKDEVKLQRMCQGLGIDQERPVNELAVLFADFILSEISKPVNQPLTLMDLFALESRKEVWKKTDLYAGGPSSEILTALTKCMTNISNDPVDLLKTALRLGNANEYVALWGITVIQDIVMGTADLVPGETNIACLDPETVNIVANGHQPIFASVIMEKAGTKHFQSAAKAAGAKGIKLYGSLCEGQQLMNVSSRREYKDVFGGQLGNWIQEELFIATGLVDLFLMDLNCSVPTLKVFADKYGTKLMSTDPVVRFPDVDALDFDPEKAENQAEKVIETAIRQFRERKENGKIINIPSKAAATTCIAGYTTETVLKMFGNSIYSYIDEMKKGNIKGAVAVAGCTTVRHGQGGNAIHTLTMELIKRDIMVIGAGCCSSTHQNTGLSTKEMAKFAGPRLRSICEKYDVPPVVSYGSCTDVGKILDTVAALCWTIGCDSSQLPVAASVPEHMEQKAIADIFTALSYGLLTHVSPEPMISGSPAVVKYLTEDLVHVTGGRLLLEDDPVRAADAIEAHILANRKTINFD